One window of Solwaraspora sp. WMMA2056 genomic DNA carries:
- a CDS encoding amidohydrolase family protein produces the protein MSAATRPAPVDTVLTNCTVVDARVLDGVGPVPDAAVRVRGDRIVAVGPAAEVTAAARADADITEIDLGGAYLTPGLTNMHTHLSLSLPGTGGQSVKNMTPHELALYMADGARRTLLCGVTTVRCVAEKDHADFALRRAISSGRVTGPRIFTAGRALVCTGGHGHESSDTLECDGADGFRRGVRSQIKAGADLIKVMISGGIAGEHESIHTRQLFPDEMAAVIDTAHAWGRKVTAHAGPAPVIGEAVELGLDCVEHGYQLTEEVAARMAHRGTALVPTLLVTRCKEFFDELGVPEWMQCRSLGAGPRHLESYAMALAAGVEVLLGSDMPPFWQFEGTNASVRELEYLSESGIGPARALYAGTLGPVRWLGAEADLGTVEVGKYADLVAMDADPLADTSAFRGVRWVMSGGRVIRDDRTGWAAW, from the coding sequence ATGAGCGCCGCCACCCGCCCCGCACCGGTCGACACCGTCCTGACCAACTGCACCGTCGTCGACGCCCGCGTCCTCGACGGCGTCGGCCCGGTCCCCGACGCCGCCGTGCGGGTACGCGGAGACCGGATCGTCGCTGTCGGCCCGGCCGCCGAGGTGACCGCCGCCGCCCGCGCCGACGCCGACATCACCGAGATCGACCTCGGCGGGGCCTACCTGACCCCCGGGCTGACCAACATGCACACCCACCTGTCGCTGTCGCTGCCCGGCACCGGTGGGCAGAGCGTGAAGAACATGACCCCGCACGAGCTGGCCCTCTACATGGCCGACGGGGCCCGGCGGACCCTGCTCTGCGGCGTCACCACGGTCCGCTGCGTCGCCGAGAAGGACCACGCCGACTTCGCGCTGCGCCGGGCGATCAGCTCCGGCCGGGTCACCGGGCCACGGATCTTCACCGCCGGCCGGGCCCTGGTCTGCACCGGCGGGCACGGCCACGAGAGCAGCGACACGCTGGAATGCGACGGTGCCGACGGTTTCCGCCGGGGTGTCCGTAGCCAGATCAAGGCCGGCGCCGACCTGATCAAGGTGATGATCTCCGGCGGGATCGCCGGCGAACACGAGTCGATCCATACCCGACAGTTGTTCCCCGACGAGATGGCCGCCGTCATCGACACCGCGCACGCCTGGGGTCGCAAGGTCACCGCCCACGCCGGCCCGGCACCGGTGATCGGCGAAGCCGTCGAGCTGGGCCTGGACTGCGTCGAACACGGCTACCAGCTCACCGAGGAGGTCGCCGCCCGGATGGCACACCGTGGCACCGCGCTGGTCCCGACCCTGCTGGTCACCCGCTGCAAGGAGTTCTTCGACGAACTCGGCGTACCGGAGTGGATGCAGTGCCGTTCCCTCGGCGCCGGCCCCCGGCACCTGGAGAGCTACGCCATGGCCCTCGCCGCCGGCGTCGAGGTGCTGCTCGGCAGCGACATGCCGCCGTTCTGGCAGTTCGAAGGCACCAACGCCTCCGTCCGGGAGTTGGAGTACCTGTCGGAGAGCGGCATCGGCCCGGCCCGCGCCCTGTACGCCGGCACCCTCGGCCCGGTCCGCTGGCTCGGCGCCGAGGCCGACCTGGGCACCGTCGAGGTCGGCAAGTACGCCGACCTGGTGGCGATGGACGCCGACCCGCTCGCCGACACGTCGGCGTTCCGGGGGGTGCGCTGGGTGATGTCCGGCGGCCGGGTGATCCGTGACGACCGCACCGGGTGGGCGGCGTGGTGA
- a CDS encoding hydantoinase B/oxoprolinase family protein: MDGAAAEVVRSYLVAAAEEMRSALVRTAFNPVIYEVYDFGISIYDAELRLVAESTGLSRFLGANDYSIRKGVEYVGRDNLYPGDIVLLNYPYWNAAHAYDATLFAPVFLPDHGGADGTLVGFLCVRAHWMDLGAKDPGYVLDSTDMHQEGIIFPGTKVFRRGEPAHEIIELIRFNSRMPELVVGDLHAQVAALRTGERRLIELIGRFGLATVESVVDTAIAAAEASTADALAALPQGSWTAVDWLDDDGITDEPIRMQVTVTIADGTCTIDFTGSSPAVAGPVNLPYGSTIATARVAFKALTTPTEQTNAGHFTALRVIAEPGSLFHAVYPAATFTQWTGTVAMELIYQALAQGMPDRLAASSGGDVPGFMMVGTHPDTGQLYAVSNNDPVGWGATPDHDGLGPANHLCQTQARNTPVEVLEARTGMFFERVEVRADSGGAGRHRGGPGLRRDIRFVTPGEFLSVVKKTRSAPWALAGGAQPEPIQVIVHPGTDREHRVSTRRTPVTPGDRITLLTAGGGGHGDPRQRDPGAVRADVAEGYVSPAAARDVYGVPDLTVKEVPMTAPDGRTPA, encoded by the coding sequence GTGGACGGTGCGGCGGCCGAGGTGGTGCGCAGCTACCTGGTCGCCGCCGCCGAGGAGATGCGCTCGGCGCTGGTGCGCACCGCGTTCAACCCGGTCATCTACGAGGTGTACGACTTCGGCATCTCCATCTACGACGCCGAACTCCGGCTGGTCGCCGAATCCACCGGGCTGAGCCGGTTCCTCGGCGCCAACGACTACTCGATCCGCAAAGGCGTCGAGTACGTCGGCCGGGACAATCTGTACCCCGGCGACATCGTGCTGCTCAACTATCCGTACTGGAACGCCGCGCACGCCTACGACGCCACCCTGTTCGCCCCGGTGTTCCTGCCGGACCACGGCGGTGCGGACGGCACGCTCGTCGGGTTCCTCTGCGTCCGGGCGCACTGGATGGACCTCGGGGCCAAGGACCCGGGGTACGTGCTCGACTCCACCGACATGCACCAGGAAGGCATCATCTTCCCCGGCACCAAGGTGTTCCGCCGGGGCGAGCCGGCGCACGAGATCATCGAACTGATCCGGTTCAACTCGCGGATGCCCGAACTGGTCGTCGGTGACCTGCACGCCCAGGTCGCGGCGCTGCGCACCGGTGAGCGGCGGCTGATCGAGCTGATCGGGCGGTTCGGCCTGGCCACCGTCGAATCGGTCGTCGACACGGCGATCGCCGCCGCCGAAGCGTCCACCGCCGACGCGCTCGCCGCCCTGCCGCAGGGCTCCTGGACCGCCGTGGACTGGCTCGACGACGATGGCATCACCGACGAACCGATCCGGATGCAGGTCACCGTCACCATCGCCGACGGCACCTGCACCATCGACTTCACCGGCTCGTCACCCGCCGTCGCCGGGCCGGTGAATCTGCCGTACGGGTCGACGATCGCCACCGCCCGGGTCGCGTTCAAGGCGCTGACCACCCCGACCGAGCAGACCAACGCCGGGCACTTCACCGCGCTGCGGGTGATCGCCGAACCGGGCAGCCTGTTCCACGCCGTCTACCCGGCCGCCACCTTCACCCAGTGGACCGGCACCGTGGCGATGGAGCTGATCTACCAGGCGCTGGCCCAGGGGATGCCGGACCGGCTGGCCGCCTCGTCCGGTGGGGACGTGCCCGGGTTCATGATGGTCGGCACCCACCCCGACACCGGGCAGCTCTACGCGGTCAGCAACAACGACCCGGTCGGCTGGGGTGCCACACCCGACCACGACGGACTCGGCCCGGCCAACCACCTGTGCCAGACCCAGGCCCGCAACACCCCGGTCGAGGTCCTCGAGGCCCGCACCGGAATGTTCTTCGAACGGGTCGAGGTACGCGCCGACTCCGGCGGAGCCGGCCGGCACCGGGGCGGACCCGGGCTGCGCCGCGACATCCGGTTCGTCACCCCCGGCGAGTTCCTGTCGGTGGTGAAGAAGACCAGATCGGCGCCGTGGGCGCTGGCCGGCGGTGCCCAACCGGAACCGATCCAGGTGATCGTCCACCCCGGCACCGATCGGGAACACCGGGTCAGCACCAGACGCACGCCGGTGACCCCCGGGGACCGGATCACCCTGCTCACCGCCGGCGGCGGCGGGCACGGCGACCCGCGTCAACGCGATCCCGGGGCGGTACGCGCCGACGTCGCCGAAGGCTACGTGTCACCGGCCGCCGCCCGCGACGTCTACGGCGTACCCGACCTGACCGTGAAAGAGGTTCCGATGACCGCCCCCGATGGCCGGACCCCGGCATGA
- a CDS encoding hydantoinase B/oxoprolinase family protein yields MSTLDGATTEVVRSYLISAAEEMRATLIRTSFNPVIYEVHDFGMSMYDADLRLIAEATGLTFFLGANDFSLAKGVAYVGRDNLHRGDIVLLNYPYWNAAHASDATLFAPVFMPDPADPAADGTLVGFLCVRAHWMDLGAKDPGYVLDSTDMHQEGLIFPGTKVVSRGEPVHEIHELIRFNSRMPAEVLGDLHAQIAALRTGERRFLEILAKFGRPTVDAAVEAIIADGEARSRAALAALPQGSWTATDWVDDDGITDDPVKMQVTVTIADGTFTVDFAGSSPAVPGPINMPYGATEAICKVILKSLTSPDQPSNAGTIAPLRVRAEPGSLFHAVYPQPTFTLWTGIVAVELILKALAQGMPDRLPASSGGDVPGFMMVGIHPDTGQLFAVSNNDPVGWGATREHDGMNAATHVSGSTGRITPIEVLEARTGMFFERVEMRTDSGGAGRHRGGAGLRRDIRFVTPGEFLSVIKKTKSAPWALDGGAQPEPNQVIVFPGTDREQRVSTRRTPVVPGDRITLLTAGGGGHGDPRDRDPEAVRADVAEGYVSPAAARDVYGVDVDD; encoded by the coding sequence GTGAGCACTCTGGACGGCGCGACCACCGAGGTGGTCCGCAGCTACCTGATCTCCGCCGCCGAGGAGATGCGGGCCACGTTGATCCGTACCTCGTTCAACCCGGTCATCTACGAGGTGCACGACTTCGGCATGTCGATGTACGACGCCGACCTGCGGCTGATCGCCGAGGCGACCGGGTTGACGTTCTTCCTCGGCGCCAACGACTTCTCGCTCGCCAAGGGCGTCGCCTACGTCGGCCGGGACAACCTGCACCGTGGCGACATCGTGCTGCTGAACTACCCGTACTGGAACGCGGCGCACGCCTCGGACGCCACCCTGTTCGCCCCGGTGTTCATGCCGGACCCGGCCGATCCGGCCGCCGACGGCACCCTCGTGGGGTTCCTCTGCGTCCGGGCGCACTGGATGGACCTGGGCGCCAAGGACCCGGGGTACGTGCTCGACTCCACCGACATGCACCAGGAAGGGCTGATCTTCCCCGGCACGAAGGTCGTCTCGCGGGGTGAGCCGGTGCACGAGATCCACGAGCTGATCCGCTTCAACTCGCGGATGCCCGCCGAGGTGCTCGGCGACCTGCACGCCCAGATCGCCGCGCTGCGCACCGGGGAGCGGCGCTTCCTGGAGATCCTGGCGAAGTTCGGCCGGCCCACTGTCGACGCCGCCGTCGAGGCGATCATCGCCGACGGCGAGGCGCGCAGCCGGGCCGCCCTGGCCGCGCTGCCGCAGGGGTCGTGGACGGCGACCGACTGGGTCGACGACGACGGCATCACCGACGACCCGGTGAAGATGCAGGTCACCGTCACCATCGCGGACGGCACGTTCACCGTCGACTTCGCCGGCTCGTCACCGGCGGTGCCCGGCCCGATCAACATGCCGTACGGCGCCACGGAGGCGATCTGCAAGGTCATCCTGAAGTCGTTGACCTCGCCGGACCAGCCGTCGAACGCCGGCACCATCGCGCCGTTGCGGGTCAGGGCCGAACCGGGCAGCCTGTTCCACGCCGTCTACCCGCAGCCGACGTTCACCCTGTGGACCGGCATCGTCGCCGTCGAACTGATCCTCAAGGCGCTCGCCCAGGGCATGCCGGACCGGTTGCCGGCCTCGTCCGGTGGGGACGTGCCCGGGTTCATGATGGTCGGCATCCACCCCGACACCGGGCAGCTCTTCGCGGTCAGCAACAACGACCCGGTCGGCTGGGGCGCCACCCGCGAGCACGACGGCATGAACGCCGCCACCCACGTCTCCGGCAGCACCGGGCGGATCACCCCGATCGAGGTTCTCGAGGCCCGTACCGGGATGTTCTTCGAACGGGTCGAGATGCGCACCGACTCCGGTGGCGCCGGTCGGCACCGGGGCGGTGCCGGGCTGCGCCGCGACATCCGGTTCGTCACCCCCGGCGAGTTCCTGTCGGTGATCAAGAAGACGAAGTCGGCGCCGTGGGCGCTCGACGGCGGCGCCCAACCGGAACCCAACCAGGTGATCGTCTTTCCCGGCACCGACCGGGAGCAGCGGGTCAGCACCAGACGCACGCCGGTCGTCCCCGGGGACCGGATCACCCTGCTCACCGCTGGTGGCGGCGGGCACGGCGACCCGCGCGACCGGGATCCCGAGGCGGTGCGTGCCGACGTCGCCGAAGGCTACGTGTCGCCGGCCGCCGCCCGCGACGTCTACGGGGTCGACGTCGATGACTGA